In the genome of Eggerthella sp. YY7918, one region contains:
- the rbfA gene encoding 30S ribosome-binding factor RbfA, with protein sequence MKQSSSNRKVNEQAREVIASILLFEISDPRLELVTITGCEVSYDRSVCNVFYTTEPERYDDVAAAFQKASGHIRSLMARQLSWRVAPELRFLLDTSVDQAERIASALQRDAERNKVVAPTQSDVPADADSFAAQETSADDK encoded by the coding sequence ATGAAACAGAGTTCTTCTAACCGTAAGGTTAATGAGCAGGCTCGGGAGGTTATTGCTTCCATCCTGTTATTTGAAATATCCGATCCGCGCCTTGAACTAGTGACGATAACCGGGTGCGAGGTCAGCTACGATCGAAGCGTCTGCAATGTGTTCTATACTACCGAACCTGAGCGCTACGACGACGTGGCGGCTGCGTTCCAGAAGGCGTCGGGCCACATTCGCTCGCTCATGGCGCGTCAGCTGTCGTGGCGTGTTGCGCCCGAGCTGCGTTTCCTGTTAGATACGAGCGTCGATCAGGCTGAACGCATCGCTTCTGCTCTGCAGCGTGATGCCGAGCGCAACAAGGTAGTTGCTCCCACGCAAAGCGACGTGCCCGCAGATGCGGATTCGTTTGCTGCGCAAGAGACGTCGGCTGACGACAAATAG
- a CDS encoding bifunctional oligoribonuclease/PAP phosphatase NrnA, translating into MAPTPQTNTDLATIADVLRGSDDIVICGHVSPDGDCIGSQLALAAALRALGKQATCLLAKDEPVDARLSFLPGIANMVPAAAFAGAARTFVAVDVPTRERIGEAAAALHDGCEMTITIDHHAMDTTMAQYTYVDPGVASTTMLVWELAGLLGVDRAGEVALCCYTGLVTDTGRFQYQNTDAAAMHAAAAMVEAGADPAAVSRAIFQNRALASVRLEGIAVERMQFGAEGAYAISWLSLDDFAATHAVKADAEPIIDALRSIAGVRVACMLREQGDSVRGSLRAKDATDVAAIARAFGGGGHVAAAGFTLRCSLSEACQQVKKALDAALGAKEACRA; encoded by the coding sequence ATGGCACCTACGCCCCAAACGAATACCGATCTTGCGACTATTGCGGACGTGTTGCGCGGGTCCGACGATATCGTGATATGTGGTCACGTGAGCCCCGACGGCGACTGCATCGGCTCGCAGCTTGCGCTTGCTGCGGCGCTTCGTGCGCTCGGCAAGCAAGCGACCTGTTTGCTGGCGAAGGATGAGCCAGTCGATGCACGTCTTTCCTTTCTACCTGGAATTGCCAACATGGTTCCGGCAGCTGCCTTTGCAGGTGCGGCGCGGACGTTTGTGGCGGTGGATGTTCCTACGCGCGAGCGTATTGGCGAGGCCGCTGCCGCATTGCATGATGGGTGTGAGATGACCATCACGATCGACCATCACGCCATGGATACAACGATGGCCCAGTATACCTACGTCGATCCGGGTGTTGCTTCCACCACAATGCTCGTCTGGGAGTTGGCGGGCCTGCTGGGGGTCGATCGTGCAGGTGAAGTGGCGCTGTGCTGTTATACCGGGCTTGTCACCGACACGGGGCGTTTCCAGTACCAGAATACCGATGCTGCTGCGATGCATGCAGCCGCGGCTATGGTTGAAGCGGGAGCCGACCCGGCGGCGGTCTCGCGTGCGATTTTTCAAAATCGTGCACTCGCTTCGGTGCGGCTGGAAGGTATTGCCGTGGAACGCATGCAGTTTGGTGCGGAAGGCGCTTACGCGATAAGCTGGCTGTCGCTTGACGATTTTGCAGCGACTCATGCTGTCAAAGCCGATGCCGAGCCCATCATCGACGCCTTGCGCTCGATAGCGGGCGTGCGCGTTGCCTGCATGCTGCGCGAACAGGGCGATTCCGTACGCGGGAGCTTGCGGGCCAAGGATGCGACGGATGTGGCGGCCATTGCGCGGGCGTTCGGCGGCGGAGGACATGTGGCCGCTGCGGGTTTCACGCTTCGCTGTTCGCTTTCTGAAGCGTGCCAACAGGTGAAAAAGGCGCTCGATGCGGCTCTTGGTGCCAAGGAGGCGTGCCGGGCGTGA
- the truB gene encoding tRNA pseudouridine(55) synthase TruB, giving the protein MKRGSSGLSLVVGVNKPTGMSSHDVVNRCRSIFGERRVGHTGTLDPLATGVLPVCIGPATRLATYLTGHDKRYRVDIAFGAGTDTDDVDGRVVRTAPIPRRLRDEAFAVSFVAGLVGARKQMPPAYSAIKVKGQKSYEAARAGTIIDLSPRDIEVYDAQLIGVRDGENDTLIWTVDFHVSKGTYIRALARDAGLALDCPAHVAALERTALGSLTKEECLSLETLTDLKERAALDPIRLLGVRLAYAEEGLAAKVENGVSIAPSLLQLFERRTRSLAAEMCACTSGVQESVRAPYDEELVAIVSDNRLKALYVYDEARACFQARCVFKTGVSRGADI; this is encoded by the coding sequence GTGAAGCGAGGATCGTCGGGGCTTTCTCTTGTTGTTGGGGTGAATAAGCCTACGGGCATGAGTTCGCACGATGTGGTGAACCGCTGTCGGTCGATTTTTGGCGAGCGACGTGTGGGGCACACCGGCACGCTCGATCCCTTGGCTACCGGCGTGCTGCCGGTGTGCATTGGCCCGGCTACGCGGCTGGCTACCTATCTCACCGGTCACGATAAACGCTATCGGGTCGATATCGCCTTTGGCGCTGGCACCGATACCGACGATGTCGATGGTCGCGTGGTGCGCACAGCGCCGATTCCCCGCCGTCTTCGCGACGAGGCGTTCGCCGTTTCGTTTGTCGCGGGACTCGTGGGCGCCCGTAAGCAGATGCCTCCAGCGTATTCTGCCATCAAGGTGAAGGGACAAAAGTCCTACGAAGCCGCTCGAGCGGGAACTATCATCGATCTGTCTCCGCGCGACATTGAAGTCTATGACGCCCAGTTGATTGGCGTGCGCGATGGCGAAAACGATACCCTTATTTGGACGGTCGACTTTCATGTATCCAAAGGCACGTATATTCGTGCTCTTGCACGCGACGCCGGCCTGGCACTTGACTGCCCGGCGCACGTTGCAGCTCTTGAGCGCACGGCTTTGGGATCGCTGACGAAAGAGGAATGTCTGTCGCTTGAAACGCTTACTGACCTCAAAGAGCGCGCGGCGCTCGATCCCATTCGTCTGCTTGGGGTGCGGCTTGCCTATGCCGAGGAAGGGCTTGCAGCAAAGGTGGAAAATGGCGTCTCGATTGCGCCTTCGCTTCTGCAGCTTTTCGAGCGCCGGACTAGATCGCTCGCTGCGGAGATGTGCGCCTGCACCTCGGGCGTGCAAGAAAGCGTTCGTGCACCTTATGACGAAGAACTCGTAGCGATTGTCTCGGACAACCGATTGAAAGCGTTATATGTGTATGATGAGGCGCGTGCTTGTTTCCAGGCGCGTTGTGTGTTTAAGACGGGGGTGTCTCGTGGCGCAGATATTTAG
- the ribF gene encoding riboflavin biosynthesis protein RibF, producing MAQIFRADESFDHGFFEGTSCAFGVFDGVHLGHRFLLNCACTTAQESGGKSIALTFDIDPDEKFHPERLRKLMTNEERLAMLATTGVDAVVVLPFTSEFAASAPDEFLVQTFDGTTPAFLHVGFDFKFGARAAGTVRDLDAWGVEMGTKVCAHGLKSEEGAPITATRIRLLLADGNLDEANRLLGRRYFMTGVVEPGRGEGADLGFRTANLVVADQLRPLGDGVYAAYAYVDGTCYKAAVNVGVAATFAETATATCEVHLLDFEGDLYGKPIKVEFVKWLRSMKKFDDIDELIATVKGNIDWVRENL from the coding sequence GTGGCGCAGATATTTAGAGCCGACGAATCGTTTGATCACGGATTCTTTGAGGGTACGTCATGTGCCTTCGGGGTGTTTGACGGTGTTCATTTGGGGCATCGCTTCTTATTGAACTGTGCGTGCACCACAGCGCAGGAAAGCGGTGGAAAGAGCATCGCCCTTACCTTCGACATCGATCCGGATGAGAAGTTTCACCCTGAGCGCCTTCGTAAGCTCATGACAAACGAGGAGCGTCTCGCCATGCTGGCGACGACCGGTGTCGACGCGGTGGTCGTGCTGCCATTTACGAGCGAATTTGCCGCCTCTGCTCCCGATGAATTCCTTGTCCAGACCTTTGACGGTACAACGCCGGCGTTTTTGCATGTGGGCTTCGACTTCAAGTTCGGTGCCCGTGCGGCGGGGACGGTGCGCGATCTTGACGCATGGGGAGTCGAGATGGGCACCAAAGTGTGCGCCCATGGACTCAAGAGCGAAGAGGGCGCACCTATTACCGCTACGCGCATCCGTCTGCTTTTGGCCGATGGCAATCTTGACGAGGCGAATCGTTTGCTCGGGCGGCGCTATTTCATGACGGGCGTTGTGGAACCGGGTCGTGGGGAAGGGGCCGACCTCGGTTTTCGCACGGCAAATCTTGTCGTCGCCGATCAGCTGCGTCCTCTTGGCGACGGGGTATATGCTGCCTATGCGTATGTGGACGGCACTTGCTACAAGGCCGCGGTGAATGTGGGCGTTGCTGCCACGTTTGCCGAAACCGCCACCGCCACCTGCGAGGTGCACCTGCTCGATTTTGAGGGCGACCTTTACGGTAAACCCATCAAGGTTGAGTTTGTGAAGTGGCTGCGCTCCATGAAGAAGTTCGACGACATCGACGAACTTATCGCCACCGTAAAGGGCAATATCGACTGGGTCCGCGAGAACCTGTAA
- a CDS encoding LTA synthase family protein, whose translation MSTTEPCDTTPQGITCQEKTAQKPRAFLRPLVIALAIPLGFFLIEYPSNDLLATMDIYYVVVNLVVIAALFAIVYTLGQRSRIAVVAFLAVCLLIGTANHFVILFKGQPVVPADLFALSTAASVSSGYSFALDGRLLVCIVAFALYCVALAFVPRITLKVRRVVAHTLVGILLVGCFGWWMSACDLGKTYNCTVDVWGVKESYASQGTTLCFLKRVQDLSPNRPEGYDAQAVDNLLAPYRSTADVPYSADDEAAPTVIVIMNETFADLSRYPGLANTDARPATYYEVAASALDSGDAYVSALGGGTCNSEFEFLTGSSMGHLGGGVYPYVLYDLDGTESLVSYFSSLGYATHAIHPAESTNWRRDRIYAQLGFDTFTDISSFDDADTLRDLVTDRATYDYVLDLVENSEKPQFIFDVTIQNHGGYDTGALADDMRVSVPLPDGSASAELDEYLSCIRQADRDLAYLTEQLNALDRPVVLCFFGDHQPGLSDWLFETTHDGSTADELGLAAVQERYTVPYLIWANDTAHERCALDEPATENTSLNYLGAKVIETSGLPLTAYQRFLLATSERIPAINLNGFLTADGTWHWFGEQTDADDALSSYAIVQYDNLFNKQSEWTEN comes from the coding sequence ATGTCGACAACCGAACCTTGCGACACCACGCCGCAAGGAATCACTTGCCAAGAAAAAACTGCGCAGAAACCCAGGGCGTTTCTCCGTCCTCTTGTGATTGCGCTCGCCATACCTCTGGGGTTCTTTTTGATCGAATACCCGTCGAACGATCTTCTTGCCACCATGGATATCTACTATGTTGTGGTAAATCTTGTCGTTATCGCCGCTCTCTTCGCAATCGTTTACACCCTGGGACAACGTTCTCGTATAGCGGTTGTCGCCTTTCTGGCCGTATGCCTGCTCATAGGAACAGCGAATCACTTTGTTATCCTCTTCAAAGGCCAGCCGGTCGTTCCTGCCGATCTGTTCGCCCTTTCCACGGCCGCATCAGTGAGCAGCGGATACTCTTTCGCGCTTGATGGGCGCCTGCTTGTCTGCATCGTGGCATTCGCACTGTATTGTGTCGCTTTGGCCTTCGTTCCTCGTATCACGCTAAAGGTTCGCCGCGTTGTGGCGCACACTCTGGTCGGCATACTTCTTGTTGGGTGTTTCGGATGGTGGATGTCGGCATGCGATCTGGGAAAAACATACAACTGCACAGTGGATGTGTGGGGTGTCAAAGAATCCTATGCGAGCCAAGGCACAACGCTTTGCTTTCTGAAGCGCGTACAGGATCTGAGTCCCAATCGTCCCGAAGGCTACGATGCACAAGCGGTGGACAACCTGCTTGCACCCTATCGCTCCACTGCCGATGTTCCCTATTCAGCAGATGACGAAGCCGCCCCTACCGTTATTGTCATCATGAATGAAACGTTCGCGGACCTTTCGCGCTACCCGGGACTTGCAAATACCGACGCACGTCCTGCAACATACTACGAGGTTGCTGCCTCGGCTCTCGATTCCGGCGATGCCTATGTTTCGGCGCTCGGCGGAGGCACCTGCAACAGCGAGTTCGAGTTTTTAACCGGATCAAGCATGGGGCATCTGGGCGGCGGCGTATACCCGTATGTACTCTACGATCTTGATGGAACCGAAAGCTTGGTTTCGTACTTTTCCTCGCTGGGCTATGCCACCCATGCCATCCACCCTGCTGAAAGCACGAATTGGCGACGCGATCGCATCTATGCTCAGCTGGGATTCGACACTTTTACCGACATTTCTTCCTTTGATGATGCCGATACATTGCGGGACCTCGTAACCGATCGGGCCACATATGACTATGTGCTCGACCTCGTTGAGAACAGCGAAAAACCCCAGTTCATTTTCGATGTCACCATACAGAATCACGGGGGCTATGACACAGGGGCGCTCGCTGACGATATGCGTGTTTCCGTTCCGCTTCCCGACGGCAGCGCCTCGGCAGAACTTGACGAATACCTCAGCTGCATACGACAGGCCGACCGAGACCTTGCTTATTTGACCGAACAGCTCAACGCGCTTGATCGACCAGTCGTACTTTGCTTCTTTGGAGACCATCAACCCGGACTGAGCGACTGGCTGTTTGAAACGACCCACGACGGCTCAACCGCCGACGAACTGGGGCTCGCAGCGGTGCAGGAGCGTTACACGGTCCCCTATCTTATTTGGGCAAACGACACCGCGCACGAACGCTGCGCTCTTGACGAACCCGCAACGGAAAACACGAGTCTCAACTATCTTGGCGCGAAAGTGATCGAGACAAGTGGCCTACCCCTGACCGCCTACCAGCGCTTCTTGTTGGCAACAAGCGAACGCATTCCCGCAATCAACCTCAATGGGTTTTTGACGGCTGACGGAACCTGGCATTGGTTCGGTGAACAGACTGATGCCGACGATGCGCTCAGCTCCTACGCCATCGTGCAGTACGACAACCTCTTCAATAAACAATCAGAATGGACAGAGAACTAG
- a CDS encoding sodium-translocating pyrophosphatase, with product MAPVCALIGICMAGYLGSWVLRQDPGPDKMNNISIKIQQGAKAFLMSEYKLLVIFMVIVAIIMAVFLSPITALAFVTGGVMSAAAGYVGMHVATRANTRTAHAAEESVARALNISFKSGLTMGLCVASFALLGLSLWLIAMVFALAFGIDINQELANLMHTNIGMVEGFATGASAVALFARVGGGIYTKAADVGADLVGKVEAGIPEDDPRNPATIADNVGDNVGDVAGMGADLFESYTGAILAPTILAATFGALGGYFATGDLVWALVTPVIIAGCGIITSIIGLFAVRAKEGAELHKALNRGTYVAAGIEIIVIFCLFYIWSTQSTEAQPLWLFGSVLCGLIAGLAIGKITEYFCSDKYKPVHKIADAADTGAATVIIEGIGTGMLSTIAPIVLVALAIIGAFTFGNMAFPAATVEGGIAVGLFGVGLAATGMLSNTAITIGVDAYGPVADNAGGIAEMAGLPEEVRDRTDALDAVGNTTAAIAKGFAIASAGLSAISLFVSYQATMHHAIPNFELTLTDPLIVAGIFIGAMMPFMFAALTMGAVSRAAHAMVEEVRRQFREIKGIMTYEAEPEYDKCVAISTSSALREMMLPGCLAIIVPVAIGCFNPAMLGGFLAGAVATGMLMAIFMSNAGGAWDNAKKYIEQGHHGGKGSEAHKAAVVGDTVGDPFKDTSGPSMNILINLMTIVSLTFTPLFIMMQGMF from the coding sequence ATGGCTCCCGTCTGCGCCTTAATTGGCATTTGTATGGCGGGCTACCTCGGTTCTTGGGTGCTCAGGCAAGACCCAGGTCCCGACAAGATGAACAACATCTCAATCAAGATCCAACAAGGTGCCAAGGCGTTTTTGATGAGCGAGTACAAGCTGCTCGTCATCTTTATGGTTATCGTGGCCATTATTATGGCTGTGTTCCTGTCGCCCATTACGGCGCTCGCGTTCGTGACCGGCGGCGTTATGTCGGCCGCTGCTGGCTACGTCGGTATGCATGTGGCCACGCGCGCGAATACCCGTACGGCACACGCTGCCGAGGAATCGGTGGCCCGTGCGCTGAACATCAGCTTCAAGTCCGGTCTGACGATGGGTCTGTGCGTGGCGTCGTTTGCGCTCTTGGGCCTGTCGCTATGGCTTATCGCTATGGTGTTTGCTCTGGCGTTTGGTATCGATATCAACCAGGAGCTGGCCAACCTTATGCACACGAACATCGGCATGGTTGAAGGCTTTGCCACCGGCGCTTCTGCGGTAGCGCTGTTTGCCCGTGTGGGTGGCGGTATCTATACGAAGGCTGCTGACGTAGGCGCCGACCTTGTGGGCAAGGTGGAAGCAGGTATTCCCGAGGACGACCCGCGTAATCCGGCCACCATCGCCGATAACGTGGGCGACAATGTAGGCGACGTCGCGGGCATGGGCGCCGACCTGTTCGAGTCCTATACGGGCGCCATTTTGGCTCCCACCATTCTGGCCGCTACCTTTGGCGCGCTGGGTGGATACTTCGCCACGGGCGACCTCGTGTGGGCCCTCGTAACGCCGGTTATTATCGCTGGCTGCGGTATTATCACGTCTATCATCGGCCTCTTTGCGGTGCGCGCCAAGGAAGGCGCCGAGCTGCATAAGGCCCTCAACCGCGGCACGTACGTGGCTGCCGGCATTGAGATCATTGTGATCTTCTGCCTGTTCTATATCTGGAGCACGCAGTCTACCGAGGCTCAGCCGCTGTGGCTGTTCGGTTCGGTGCTGTGTGGCCTTATCGCCGGTCTTGCTATCGGCAAAATTACCGAATACTTCTGCTCTGACAAGTACAAGCCTGTGCACAAGATCGCCGACGCGGCTGACACCGGTGCGGCGACGGTTATCATTGAGGGTATTGGCACCGGCATGCTGTCCACCATCGCTCCGATTGTGCTCGTGGCGCTGGCCATCATCGGTGCGTTCACGTTCGGCAACATGGCTTTCCCGGCGGCTACCGTCGAGGGCGGCATTGCTGTAGGCCTCTTCGGCGTGGGCTTGGCCGCAACGGGCATGCTTTCCAACACCGCTATTACCATTGGCGTGGATGCGTATGGTCCCGTTGCTGACAACGCAGGCGGCATTGCCGAGATGGCGGGTCTGCCCGAAGAAGTGCGCGACCGTACCGACGCGCTTGACGCTGTGGGCAACACGACGGCTGCTATCGCGAAGGGCTTTGCTATCGCGTCTGCGGGCTTGTCGGCTATCTCGCTATTCGTGTCCTACCAGGCTACGATGCATCATGCCATTCCGAACTTCGAGTTGACGCTTACCGATCCGCTTATTGTGGCCGGTATCTTCATCGGCGCCATGATGCCGTTCATGTTTGCCGCGCTCACCATGGGTGCGGTGTCGCGTGCGGCTCACGCCATGGTGGAAGAAGTGCGTCGCCAGTTCCGTGAGATCAAGGGCATTATGACCTATGAGGCTGAGCCGGAATACGACAAGTGCGTGGCTATTTCCACCTCTTCCGCTCTCCGTGAGATGATGTTGCCGGGATGTCTGGCCATCATCGTTCCGGTTGCTATTGGTTGCTTCAATCCGGCCATGCTGGGCGGTTTCCTCGCCGGTGCGGTTGCTACCGGTATGCTCATGGCTATCTTCATGTCAAACGCTGGTGGCGCGTGGGATAACGCGAAGAAGTACATCGAGCAGGGACATCATGGCGGCAAGGGCTCCGAGGCGCACAAGGCCGCCGTCGTGGGCGATACGGTGGGCGACCCGTTCAAGGATACCTCTGGTCCGTCCATGAACATCCTCATCAACCTCATGACCATCGTGTCGCTGACCTTCACCCCGCTGTTCATCATGATGCAGGGAATGTTCTAG
- the gdhA gene encoding NADP-specific glutamate dehydrogenase yields the protein MSYVDRVIEQVKEKDAEQPEFIQAVTEVLKSLEPVIEAHPEYEKAALLERIVEPERVVMFRVPWVDDAGEVHVNRGYRVQYNSCLGPYKGGLRLHPSVNLGIIKFLGFEQIFKNSLTTLPMGGGKGGSDFDPKGKSDMEVMRFCQSFMTELQRHIGADTDVPAGDIGTGAREIGFMFGQYKRIKNVWEGVLTGKGLSFGGSLARTEATGYGLVYFVQEYLTCHNDSFEGKTVVVSGSGNVAIYATEKAQQLGAKVVTMSDSTGWIHDPAGIDLDLVKQIKEVERARISEYAKRREGVEYHEGRGVWSVPCDIALPCATQNELFIDDAKQLVAQGCKVVAEGANMPTTMDATDYLMENGVVFCPGKAANAGGVATSGLEMSQNSERLSWTFEEVDAKLQSIMKNIYHAADDAAREYGHEGNYVMGANIAGFKKLADAMMAQGIV from the coding sequence ATGAGCTACGTTGATCGCGTCATTGAACAAGTCAAGGAAAAGGATGCGGAGCAGCCAGAATTTATTCAGGCTGTGACCGAGGTCCTGAAATCCCTCGAACCCGTCATCGAGGCACATCCCGAATATGAAAAGGCAGCGCTGCTCGAGCGCATCGTGGAACCGGAACGGGTCGTCATGTTCCGTGTGCCGTGGGTTGATGACGCAGGTGAAGTTCATGTCAACCGCGGGTATCGCGTGCAGTATAACAGCTGCTTGGGGCCCTACAAGGGGGGCTTGCGCCTGCATCCGTCAGTGAACCTGGGCATCATCAAGTTCCTCGGCTTCGAGCAGATCTTCAAAAACAGCCTGACCACGCTGCCCATGGGTGGCGGCAAGGGCGGCAGCGACTTTGACCCCAAGGGCAAGTCCGACATGGAGGTCATGCGCTTCTGCCAGAGCTTCATGACTGAGCTGCAGCGCCACATTGGCGCCGACACCGACGTGCCGGCCGGCGACATCGGCACGGGTGCGCGCGAGATTGGCTTCATGTTTGGCCAGTACAAGCGCATCAAGAACGTGTGGGAAGGCGTGCTCACGGGTAAGGGCCTCTCCTTCGGCGGTTCGCTCGCACGCACTGAGGCTACGGGCTACGGCCTGGTGTACTTCGTACAGGAGTACCTCACCTGCCACAACGACTCTTTCGAAGGCAAGACGGTTGTCGTCTCCGGCTCGGGTAACGTGGCCATCTACGCCACGGAGAAGGCCCAACAGCTGGGAGCGAAAGTGGTCACGATGTCCGACTCGACCGGTTGGATCCACGACCCGGCCGGCATCGACCTTGATCTTGTGAAGCAGATCAAAGAAGTTGAGCGCGCACGCATCTCCGAGTATGCGAAACGACGCGAAGGCGTGGAATACCATGAAGGCCGCGGCGTGTGGAGCGTGCCGTGCGATATCGCCCTTCCCTGCGCGACGCAAAACGAGCTGTTCATTGACGACGCAAAGCAGCTTGTCGCACAGGGCTGCAAGGTGGTTGCCGAAGGCGCAAACATGCCCACGACCATGGATGCTACCGACTACCTCATGGAAAACGGCGTGGTGTTCTGCCCCGGCAAGGCGGCCAACGCCGGCGGCGTGGCAACGTCGGGCCTGGAGATGTCTCAGAATTCCGAGCGCCTTTCCTGGACGTTCGAGGAAGTGGATGCCAAGTTGCAAAGCATCATGAAGAACATCTATCACGCAGCCGACGATGCGGCGCGCGAGTACGGCCACGAGGGCAACTACGTCATGGGCGCCAACATTGCGGGCTTCAAGAAGCTTGCCGATGCCATGATGGCCCAGGGTATTGTATAA
- a CDS encoding isocitrate lyase, with translation MSRKKKEDKPVDEEHRAERKPHIVWYDADGVEIGDDGYPMTPIRRRMHKLFNLMFIWGVIAFVLAVFCTAFAYAQNQNYTMQDFELIVYGGTQINGFEFATLLRIEGLFCLLTALVNIASNFIGFHWMYDKRSPRPIVIALGIIGIGSFIYEVVALWVAHLFDPVSAINIVLVLFILNSMSAVKKERPTLKKAKRVTKVVKK, from the coding sequence ATGTCACGTAAGAAAAAGGAAGACAAGCCGGTTGACGAAGAGCACCGCGCAGAGCGAAAGCCTCATATTGTCTGGTATGACGCCGATGGCGTGGAAATCGGTGACGACGGCTACCCTATGACGCCCATCCGCAGAAGGATGCACAAGCTTTTCAATCTCATGTTCATTTGGGGCGTCATTGCCTTTGTGCTTGCCGTCTTCTGCACCGCGTTCGCCTATGCGCAAAACCAGAACTACACTATGCAAGATTTTGAACTTATAGTATATGGCGGTACGCAGATCAATGGATTTGAATTCGCCACGTTGCTGCGCATAGAGGGCCTGTTTTGTCTCCTGACGGCGCTGGTGAACATTGCGAGCAATTTCATCGGCTTTCATTGGATGTACGACAAGCGCAGCCCCCGCCCCATCGTCATTGCCTTAGGCATCATTGGTATTGGCTCATTCATCTATGAAGTGGTTGCGCTGTGGGTCGCTCATCTCTTTGATCCCGTATCCGCCATCAACATAGTACTGGTGCTCTTTATTCTCAACTCAATGTCTGCTGTGAAGAAGGAGCGCCCCACCCTGAAGAAGGCGAAGCGCGTCACAAAAGTCGTCAAGAAATAG